A window of the Callospermophilus lateralis isolate mCalLat2 chromosome 7, mCalLat2.hap1, whole genome shotgun sequence genome harbors these coding sequences:
- the Atp13a2 gene encoding polyamine-transporting ATPase 13A2 isoform X1 codes for MSADSSPLVGSMPTGYGTLTIETSIDPPSSSASSVRLSGYCGSPWRVIGYHAVVWMLAGIPLLLFRWKPLWGVRLRFQPCNLARAETLVIEIRDKEDSSRQLFTVQVQTEAIREGSLELPPQAQAEDGRSQVAVGAAPEGMWKDTAPLHRRQEGTQLLRYYVFRGQRYVWVETQQAFYQVSLLDRGRTCDDIHCSRSGLSPQEQTMRKTMYGPNVISIPVKSYPQLLVEEALNPYYGFQAFSIALWLADHYYWYALCIFLVSTVSICLSLYKTRKQSQTLRDMVKLSVRVRVCRPGGEEEWVDSSQLVPGDCLVLPPEGGLVPCDAALVAGECVVNESSLTGESVPVLKTALPEGPRPYCPEAHRRHTLFCGTLVLQARAYVGPQVLAVVTRTGFCTAKGGLVSSILHPRPINFKFYKHSMKFVTALSVLALLGTAYSIFVLHRNRVPVSEIVIRALDLVTVVVPPALPAAMTVCTLYAQSRLRAQGIFCIHPLRINLGGKLRLVCFDKTGTLTEDGLDVMGVVPLKERAFLPLVPEPRRLPVGPLLRALATCHALSQVQGTPVGDPMDLKMVESTGWVLEEGPTADSALGTQVLAVMRPPPRDSQLQGPEEPPVPVSILCRFPFSSALQRMDVVVAWPGATQPEAYVKGSPELVAGLCSPETVPSDFTQMLQSYTAAGYRVVALASKPLPIAPRLEAAQQLTRDTVEQELSLLGLLVMRNLLKPQTTPVIQALRRTQIRTVMVTGDNLQTAVTVARSCGMVGPQEHLVIIQATHPERGQPASLQFLPVESSAAMNGATDPVQATSCTVEPEPRRSHLALGGSTFGVLRKHFPELLPKVLVQGTVFARMAPEQKTELVCELQRLQYCVGMCGDGANDCGALKAADVGISLSQAEASVVSPFTSSVASIECVPMVIREGRCSLDTSFSVFKYMALYSLTQFISVLILYTINTNLGDVQFLAIDLVITTTIAVLMSRTGPALTLGRVRPPGALLSVPVLSSLLLQVALVAGVQLGGYFLAVAQPWFVPLNRTLPAPDNLPNYENTVVFSLSGFQYLILAAAVSKGAPFRRPLYTNVPFLVALAFLGSVLVGLILVPGLLQGPLGLRNIEDTCFKLLLLGLVAFNLVGAFMLESVLDQCLPPCLRRLRPKRASKKRFKQLERELAEQPWLPRAAGAVR; via the exons ATGAGCGCAG ACAGCAGCCCCCTCGTGGGCAGCATGCCCACCGGCTATGGGACCCTGACGATAGAGACATCAATAGATCCCCCCAGCTCCTCAGCTTCATCCGTG AGGCTCAGCGGCTACTGTGGCAGTCCATGGAGAGTCATCGGCTATCACGCCGTGGTCTGGATGCTGGCCGGGATCCCTTTGCTGCTCTTCCGCTGGAAGCCCTTGTGGGGGGTGCGCCTGCGCTTCCAGCCCTGCAACCTGGCCCGCGCCGAAACACTCGTCATCGAAATAAGAGACAAAGAG GATAGCTCGCGGCAGCTCTTCACTGTCCAGGTGCAGACTGAGGCCATCCGGGAGGGCAG CCTGGAGCTGCCCCCACAGGCCCAGGCAGAGGATGGCCGGAGCCAGGTGGCTGTGGGGGCAGCCCCAGAGGGCATGTGGAAGGACACCGCCCCCCTCCACAGGCGGCAAGAAGGG ACGCAGTTGCTGCGGTACTACGTGTTCCGGGGCCAGCGCTACGTCTGGGTGGAGACCCAGCAAGCCTTCTACCAAGTCAG CCTGCTGGACCGTGGCCGCACCTGTGACGACATCCACTGCTCCCGCTCTGGCCTCAGCCCCCAGGAGCAGACCATGAG GAAGACCATGTACGGCCCCAATGTGATCAGCATCCCCGTCAAGTCCTACCCACAGCTGCTGGTGGAGGAG GCGCTAAACCCCTACTACGGGTTCCAGGCCTTCAGCATCGCGCTGTGGCTGGCTGACCACTACTACTGGTACGCGCTGTGCATCTTCCTCGTGTCCACCGTGTCCATCTGCCTGTCCCTGTATAAGACCAGGAAG CAAAGCCAGACCCTGAGGGACATGGTCAAGCTGTCCGTGCGGGTGCGCGTGTGTCGGCCTGGAGGAG AGGAGGAGTGGGTGGACTCCAGCCAGCTGGTGCCCGGAGACTGCCTGGTGCTGCCCCCCGAGGGCGGGCTGGTGCCCTGTGATGCCGCCCTGGTCGCCGGCGAGTGCGTGGTCAACGAGAGCTCCCTGACAG GGGAGAGCGTGCCAGTGCTGAAAACAGCCCTGCCCGAGGGACCCAGGCCCTACTGCCCAGAGGCGCATCGGCGGCACACACTCTTCTGTGGGACCCTCGTCTTGCAGGCCCGGGCCTACGTGGGACCCCAGGTCCTGGCGGTGGTGACCCGGACAG GGTTCTGCACGGCTAAAGGGGGCCTGGTGAGCTCCATCTTGCACCCGCGGCCCATCAACTTCAAGTTCTATAAGCACAGCATGAAGTTTGTGACTGCCCTCTCTGTCCTGG CTCTGCTCGGCACCGCCTACAGCATCTTCGTCCTCCACCGCAACCGG GTGCCTGTGAGTGAGATTGTGATCCGAGCCCTGGACCTGGTGACGGTGGTGGTGCCACCCGCCCTGCCAGCCGCCATGACCGTGTGCACACTCTATGCCCAGAGCCGGCTGCGGGCACAGGGCATCTTCTGCATCCACCCGCTGCGCATCAACCTGGGGGGCAAGCTGCGGCTGGTGTGCTTTGACAAG ACAGGCACCCTCACCGAAGACGGCCTGGACGTGATGGGGGTGGTGCCCCTGAAGGAGCGGGCCTTCCTGCCGCTGGTGCCCGAGCCCCGCCGCCTGCCCGTGGGGCCCCTGCTCCGAGCACTGGCCACCTGCCACGCCCTCAGCCAAGTCCAGGGCACCCCAGTGGGTGACCCCATGGACCTCAAGATGGTGGAGTCCACCGGCTGG GTTCTGGAGGAGGGGCCAACAGCAGACTCGGCACTTGGGACTCAGGTCTTGGCAGTGATGAGACCCCCACCTCGGGATTCCCAGCTGCAGGGACCG GAGGAGCCTCCGGTGCCAGTGAGCATCCTCTGCCGCTTCCCCTTCTCCTCTGCTCTGCAGCGCATGGACGTGGTGGTGGCCTGGCCAGGGGCCACTCAGCCCGAGGCCTATGTCAAAGGCTCCCCAGAGCTAGTGGCAGGCCTCTGCAGCCCTGAGACGG TGCCCTCTGACTTCACCCAGATGCTGCAGAGCTACACAGCCGCTGGCTACCGCGTTGTGGCCCTGGCCAGCAAGCCACTGCCCATTGCACCCCGCCTGGAGGCCGCCCAGCAGCTGACGAG GGACACTGTGGAGCAGGAGTTGAGTCTCTTGGGGCTGCTGGTCATGAGGAACCTGCTGAAGCCACAGACGACACCCGTTATCCAGGCTCTGCGGAGGACGCAGATCCGCACCGTCATGGTGACAG GGGACAACCTGCAGACGGCAGTCACTGTGGCCCGGAGCTGTGGCATGGTGGGCCCCCAGGAGCACCTGGTCATCATCCAGGCCACCCACCCCGAGCGGGGACAGCCGGCCTCCCTCCAGTTCCTGCCCGTGGAGTCCTCGGCAGCCATGAACGGGGCTACG GATCCTGTCCAGGCTACGAGCTGCACCGTGGAGCCAGAGCCCCGGCGCAGCCACCTGGCCCTCGGCGGGTCCACCTTTGGCGTCCTCAGGAAGCACTTCCCGGAGCTGCTGCCCAAG GTCCTGGTGCAGGGCACCGTCTTTGCCCGCATGGCCCCCGAGCAGAAGACGGAGCTGGTGTGCGAGCTGCAGAGGCTTCA GTACTGCGTGGGCATGTGCGGAGACGGCGCCAATGACTGCGGGGCGCTGAAGGCAGCCGACGTGGGCATCTCACTGTCGCAGGCCGAGGCCTCGGTAGTGTCGCCCTTCACCTCGAGTGTGGCCAGTATCGAGTGTGTGCCCATGGTCATCAG GGAAGGCCGCTGTTCCCTGGACACTTCGTTCAGCGTCTTCAAGTACATGGCCCTGTACAGCCTGACGCAGTTCATCTCGGTCCTGATCCTCTACACG ATCAACACCAACCTGGGTGACGTGCAGTTCCTGGCCATCGACCtggtcatcaccaccaccatcgcgGTGCTCATGAGCCGCACGGGGCCGGCGCTGACGCTGGGCCGGGTGCGGCCGCCAGGGGCGCTGCTCAGCGTGCCCGTGCTGAGCAGCCTGCTGCTGCAGGTGGCCCTGGTGGCTGGTGTGCAGCTGGGGGGCTACTTCCTGGCCGTGGCCCAGCCTTG GTTCGTGCCTCTGAACAGGACGTTGCCCGCGCCCGACAACCTGCCCAACTATGAGAACACCGTGGTCTTCTCCCTGTCCGGCTTCCAGTACCTCATCCTGGCCGCGGCCGTGTCCAAGGGGGCGCCCTTCCGCCGGCCGCTCTACACCAACG tgcCCTTCCTGGTGGCCCTGGCGTTCTTGGGCTCTGTCCTGGTGGGCCTCATCCTGGTCCCCGGCCTCCTGCAGGGGCCACTAGGACTGAGGAACATCGAGGACACCTGCTTCAAGCTGCTGTTGCTGGGTCTGGTCGCCTTCAACCTCGTGGGGGCCTTCATGCTGGAG AGCGTGCTGGACCAGTGCCTCCCACCCTGTCTGCGGCGGCTCCGACCCAAACGGGCCTCCAAGAAGCGCTTCAAGCAACTGGAGCGGGAGCTGGCTGAGCAGCCCTGGCTGCCGCGGGCCGCTGGCGCTGTGAGGTAG
- the Atp13a2 gene encoding polyamine-transporting ATPase 13A2 isoform X2: protein MSADSSPLVGSMPTGYGTLTIETSIDPPSSSASSVRLSGYCGSPWRVIGYHAVVWMLAGIPLLLFRWKPLWGVRLRFQPCNLARAETLVIEIRDKEDSSRQLFTVQVQTEAIREGSLELPPQAQAEDGRSQVAVGAAPEGMWKDTAPLHRRQEGTQLLRYYVFRGQRYVWVETQQAFYQVSLLDRGRTCDDIHCSRSGLSPQEQTMRKTMYGPNVISIPVKSYPQLLVEEALNPYYGFQAFSIALWLADHYYWYALCIFLVSTVSICLSLYKTRKQSQTLRDMVKLSVRVRVCRPGGEEEWVDSSQLVPGDCLVLPPEGGLVPCDAALVAGECVVNESSLTGESVPVLKTALPEGPRPYCPEAHRRHTLFCGTLVLQARAYVGPQVLAVVTRTGFCTAKGGLVSSILHPRPINFKFYKHSMKFVTALSVLALLGTAYSIFVLHRNRVPVSEIVIRALDLVTVVVPPALPAAMTVCTLYAQSRLRAQGIFCIHPLRINLGGKLRLVCFDKTGTLTEDGLDVMGVVPLKERAFLPLVPEPRRLPVGPLLRALATCHALSQVQGTPVGDPMDLKMVESTGWVLEEGPTADSALGTQVLAVMRPPPRDSQLQGPEEPPVPVSILCRFPFSSALQRMDVVVAWPGATQPEAYVKGSPELVAGLCSPETVPSDFTQMLQSYTAAGYRVVALASKPLPIAPRLEAAQQLTRDTVEQELSLLGLLVMRNLLKPQTTPVIQALRRTQIRTVMVTGDNLQTAVTVARSCGMVGPQEHLVIIQATHPERGQPASLQFLPVESSAAMNGATDPVQATSCTVEPEPRRSHLALGGSTFGVLRKHFPELLPKVLVQGTVFARMAPEQKTELVCELQRLQYCVGMCGDGANDCGALKAADVGISLSQAEASVVSPFTSSVASIECVPMVIREGRCSLDTSFSVFKYMALYSLTQFISVLILYTINTNLGDVQFLAIDLVITTTIAVLMSRTGPALTLGRVRPPGALLSVPVLSSLLLQVALVAGVQLGGYFLAVAQPWFVPLNRTLPAPDNLPNYENTVVFSLSGFQYLILAAAVSKGAPFRRPLYTNGATRTEEHRGHLLQAAVAGSGRLQPRGGLHAGERAGPVPPTLSAAAPTQTGLQEALQATGAGAG from the exons ATGAGCGCAG ACAGCAGCCCCCTCGTGGGCAGCATGCCCACCGGCTATGGGACCCTGACGATAGAGACATCAATAGATCCCCCCAGCTCCTCAGCTTCATCCGTG AGGCTCAGCGGCTACTGTGGCAGTCCATGGAGAGTCATCGGCTATCACGCCGTGGTCTGGATGCTGGCCGGGATCCCTTTGCTGCTCTTCCGCTGGAAGCCCTTGTGGGGGGTGCGCCTGCGCTTCCAGCCCTGCAACCTGGCCCGCGCCGAAACACTCGTCATCGAAATAAGAGACAAAGAG GATAGCTCGCGGCAGCTCTTCACTGTCCAGGTGCAGACTGAGGCCATCCGGGAGGGCAG CCTGGAGCTGCCCCCACAGGCCCAGGCAGAGGATGGCCGGAGCCAGGTGGCTGTGGGGGCAGCCCCAGAGGGCATGTGGAAGGACACCGCCCCCCTCCACAGGCGGCAAGAAGGG ACGCAGTTGCTGCGGTACTACGTGTTCCGGGGCCAGCGCTACGTCTGGGTGGAGACCCAGCAAGCCTTCTACCAAGTCAG CCTGCTGGACCGTGGCCGCACCTGTGACGACATCCACTGCTCCCGCTCTGGCCTCAGCCCCCAGGAGCAGACCATGAG GAAGACCATGTACGGCCCCAATGTGATCAGCATCCCCGTCAAGTCCTACCCACAGCTGCTGGTGGAGGAG GCGCTAAACCCCTACTACGGGTTCCAGGCCTTCAGCATCGCGCTGTGGCTGGCTGACCACTACTACTGGTACGCGCTGTGCATCTTCCTCGTGTCCACCGTGTCCATCTGCCTGTCCCTGTATAAGACCAGGAAG CAAAGCCAGACCCTGAGGGACATGGTCAAGCTGTCCGTGCGGGTGCGCGTGTGTCGGCCTGGAGGAG AGGAGGAGTGGGTGGACTCCAGCCAGCTGGTGCCCGGAGACTGCCTGGTGCTGCCCCCCGAGGGCGGGCTGGTGCCCTGTGATGCCGCCCTGGTCGCCGGCGAGTGCGTGGTCAACGAGAGCTCCCTGACAG GGGAGAGCGTGCCAGTGCTGAAAACAGCCCTGCCCGAGGGACCCAGGCCCTACTGCCCAGAGGCGCATCGGCGGCACACACTCTTCTGTGGGACCCTCGTCTTGCAGGCCCGGGCCTACGTGGGACCCCAGGTCCTGGCGGTGGTGACCCGGACAG GGTTCTGCACGGCTAAAGGGGGCCTGGTGAGCTCCATCTTGCACCCGCGGCCCATCAACTTCAAGTTCTATAAGCACAGCATGAAGTTTGTGACTGCCCTCTCTGTCCTGG CTCTGCTCGGCACCGCCTACAGCATCTTCGTCCTCCACCGCAACCGG GTGCCTGTGAGTGAGATTGTGATCCGAGCCCTGGACCTGGTGACGGTGGTGGTGCCACCCGCCCTGCCAGCCGCCATGACCGTGTGCACACTCTATGCCCAGAGCCGGCTGCGGGCACAGGGCATCTTCTGCATCCACCCGCTGCGCATCAACCTGGGGGGCAAGCTGCGGCTGGTGTGCTTTGACAAG ACAGGCACCCTCACCGAAGACGGCCTGGACGTGATGGGGGTGGTGCCCCTGAAGGAGCGGGCCTTCCTGCCGCTGGTGCCCGAGCCCCGCCGCCTGCCCGTGGGGCCCCTGCTCCGAGCACTGGCCACCTGCCACGCCCTCAGCCAAGTCCAGGGCACCCCAGTGGGTGACCCCATGGACCTCAAGATGGTGGAGTCCACCGGCTGG GTTCTGGAGGAGGGGCCAACAGCAGACTCGGCACTTGGGACTCAGGTCTTGGCAGTGATGAGACCCCCACCTCGGGATTCCCAGCTGCAGGGACCG GAGGAGCCTCCGGTGCCAGTGAGCATCCTCTGCCGCTTCCCCTTCTCCTCTGCTCTGCAGCGCATGGACGTGGTGGTGGCCTGGCCAGGGGCCACTCAGCCCGAGGCCTATGTCAAAGGCTCCCCAGAGCTAGTGGCAGGCCTCTGCAGCCCTGAGACGG TGCCCTCTGACTTCACCCAGATGCTGCAGAGCTACACAGCCGCTGGCTACCGCGTTGTGGCCCTGGCCAGCAAGCCACTGCCCATTGCACCCCGCCTGGAGGCCGCCCAGCAGCTGACGAG GGACACTGTGGAGCAGGAGTTGAGTCTCTTGGGGCTGCTGGTCATGAGGAACCTGCTGAAGCCACAGACGACACCCGTTATCCAGGCTCTGCGGAGGACGCAGATCCGCACCGTCATGGTGACAG GGGACAACCTGCAGACGGCAGTCACTGTGGCCCGGAGCTGTGGCATGGTGGGCCCCCAGGAGCACCTGGTCATCATCCAGGCCACCCACCCCGAGCGGGGACAGCCGGCCTCCCTCCAGTTCCTGCCCGTGGAGTCCTCGGCAGCCATGAACGGGGCTACG GATCCTGTCCAGGCTACGAGCTGCACCGTGGAGCCAGAGCCCCGGCGCAGCCACCTGGCCCTCGGCGGGTCCACCTTTGGCGTCCTCAGGAAGCACTTCCCGGAGCTGCTGCCCAAG GTCCTGGTGCAGGGCACCGTCTTTGCCCGCATGGCCCCCGAGCAGAAGACGGAGCTGGTGTGCGAGCTGCAGAGGCTTCA GTACTGCGTGGGCATGTGCGGAGACGGCGCCAATGACTGCGGGGCGCTGAAGGCAGCCGACGTGGGCATCTCACTGTCGCAGGCCGAGGCCTCGGTAGTGTCGCCCTTCACCTCGAGTGTGGCCAGTATCGAGTGTGTGCCCATGGTCATCAG GGAAGGCCGCTGTTCCCTGGACACTTCGTTCAGCGTCTTCAAGTACATGGCCCTGTACAGCCTGACGCAGTTCATCTCGGTCCTGATCCTCTACACG ATCAACACCAACCTGGGTGACGTGCAGTTCCTGGCCATCGACCtggtcatcaccaccaccatcgcgGTGCTCATGAGCCGCACGGGGCCGGCGCTGACGCTGGGCCGGGTGCGGCCGCCAGGGGCGCTGCTCAGCGTGCCCGTGCTGAGCAGCCTGCTGCTGCAGGTGGCCCTGGTGGCTGGTGTGCAGCTGGGGGGCTACTTCCTGGCCGTGGCCCAGCCTTG GTTCGTGCCTCTGAACAGGACGTTGCCCGCGCCCGACAACCTGCCCAACTATGAGAACACCGTGGTCTTCTCCCTGTCCGGCTTCCAGTACCTCATCCTGGCCGCGGCCGTGTCCAAGGGGGCGCCCTTCCGCCGGCCGCTCTACACCAACG GGGCCACTAGGACTGAGGAACATCGAGGACACCTGCTTCAAGCTGCTGTTGCTGGGTCTGGTCGCCTTCAACCTCGTGGGGGCCTTCATGCTGGAG AGCGTGCTGGACCAGTGCCTCCCACCCTGTCTGCGGCGGCTCCGACCCAAACGGGCCTCCAAGAAGCGCTTCAAGCAACTGGAGCGGGAGCTGGCTGA
- the Atp13a2 gene encoding polyamine-transporting ATPase 13A2 isoform X3, translated as MSADSSPLVGSMPTGYGTLTIETSIDPPSSSASSVRLSGYCGSPWRVIGYHAVVWMLAGIPLLLFRWKPLWGVRLRFQPCNLARAETLVIEIRDKEDSSRQLFTVQVQTEAIREGSLELPPQAQAEDGRSQVAVGAAPEGMWKDTAPLHRRQEGTQLLRYYVFRGQRYVWVETQQAFYQVSLLDRGRTCDDIHCSRSGLSPQEQTMRKTMYGPNVISIPVKSYPQLLVEEALNPYYGFQAFSIALWLADHYYWYALCIFLVSTVSICLSLYKTRKQSQTLRDMVKLSVRVRVCRPGGEEEWVDSSQLVPGDCLVLPPEGGLVPCDAALVAGECVVNESSLTGESVPVLKTALPEGPRPYCPEAHRRHTLFCGTLVLQARAYVGPQVLAVVTRTGFCTAKGGLVSSILHPRPINFKFYKHSMKFVTALSVLALLGTAYSIFVLHRNRVPVSEIVIRALDLVTVVVPPALPAAMTVCTLYAQSRLRAQGIFCIHPLRINLGGKLRLVCFDKTGTLTEDGLDVMGVVPLKERAFLPLVPEPRRLPVGPLLRALATCHALSQVQGTPVGDPMDLKMVESTGWVLEEGPTADSALGTQVLAVMRPPPRDSQLQGPEEPPVPVSILCRFPFSSALQRMDVVVAWPGATQPEAYVKGSPELVAGLCSPETVPSDFTQMLQSYTAAGYRVVALASKPLPIAPRLEAAQQLTRDTVEQELSLLGLLVMRNLLKPQTTPVIQALRRTQIRTVMVTGDNLQTAVTVARSCGMVGPQEHLVIIQATHPERGQPASLQFLPVESSAAMNGATDPVQATSCTVEPEPRRSHLALGGSTFGVLRKHFPELLPKVLVQGTVFARMAPEQKTELVCELQRLQYCVGMCGDGANDCGALKAADVGISLSQAEASVVSPFTSSVASIECVPMVIREGRCSLDTSFSVFKYMALYSLTQFISVLILYTVSASSARSRADQHQPG; from the exons ATGAGCGCAG ACAGCAGCCCCCTCGTGGGCAGCATGCCCACCGGCTATGGGACCCTGACGATAGAGACATCAATAGATCCCCCCAGCTCCTCAGCTTCATCCGTG AGGCTCAGCGGCTACTGTGGCAGTCCATGGAGAGTCATCGGCTATCACGCCGTGGTCTGGATGCTGGCCGGGATCCCTTTGCTGCTCTTCCGCTGGAAGCCCTTGTGGGGGGTGCGCCTGCGCTTCCAGCCCTGCAACCTGGCCCGCGCCGAAACACTCGTCATCGAAATAAGAGACAAAGAG GATAGCTCGCGGCAGCTCTTCACTGTCCAGGTGCAGACTGAGGCCATCCGGGAGGGCAG CCTGGAGCTGCCCCCACAGGCCCAGGCAGAGGATGGCCGGAGCCAGGTGGCTGTGGGGGCAGCCCCAGAGGGCATGTGGAAGGACACCGCCCCCCTCCACAGGCGGCAAGAAGGG ACGCAGTTGCTGCGGTACTACGTGTTCCGGGGCCAGCGCTACGTCTGGGTGGAGACCCAGCAAGCCTTCTACCAAGTCAG CCTGCTGGACCGTGGCCGCACCTGTGACGACATCCACTGCTCCCGCTCTGGCCTCAGCCCCCAGGAGCAGACCATGAG GAAGACCATGTACGGCCCCAATGTGATCAGCATCCCCGTCAAGTCCTACCCACAGCTGCTGGTGGAGGAG GCGCTAAACCCCTACTACGGGTTCCAGGCCTTCAGCATCGCGCTGTGGCTGGCTGACCACTACTACTGGTACGCGCTGTGCATCTTCCTCGTGTCCACCGTGTCCATCTGCCTGTCCCTGTATAAGACCAGGAAG CAAAGCCAGACCCTGAGGGACATGGTCAAGCTGTCCGTGCGGGTGCGCGTGTGTCGGCCTGGAGGAG AGGAGGAGTGGGTGGACTCCAGCCAGCTGGTGCCCGGAGACTGCCTGGTGCTGCCCCCCGAGGGCGGGCTGGTGCCCTGTGATGCCGCCCTGGTCGCCGGCGAGTGCGTGGTCAACGAGAGCTCCCTGACAG GGGAGAGCGTGCCAGTGCTGAAAACAGCCCTGCCCGAGGGACCCAGGCCCTACTGCCCAGAGGCGCATCGGCGGCACACACTCTTCTGTGGGACCCTCGTCTTGCAGGCCCGGGCCTACGTGGGACCCCAGGTCCTGGCGGTGGTGACCCGGACAG GGTTCTGCACGGCTAAAGGGGGCCTGGTGAGCTCCATCTTGCACCCGCGGCCCATCAACTTCAAGTTCTATAAGCACAGCATGAAGTTTGTGACTGCCCTCTCTGTCCTGG CTCTGCTCGGCACCGCCTACAGCATCTTCGTCCTCCACCGCAACCGG GTGCCTGTGAGTGAGATTGTGATCCGAGCCCTGGACCTGGTGACGGTGGTGGTGCCACCCGCCCTGCCAGCCGCCATGACCGTGTGCACACTCTATGCCCAGAGCCGGCTGCGGGCACAGGGCATCTTCTGCATCCACCCGCTGCGCATCAACCTGGGGGGCAAGCTGCGGCTGGTGTGCTTTGACAAG ACAGGCACCCTCACCGAAGACGGCCTGGACGTGATGGGGGTGGTGCCCCTGAAGGAGCGGGCCTTCCTGCCGCTGGTGCCCGAGCCCCGCCGCCTGCCCGTGGGGCCCCTGCTCCGAGCACTGGCCACCTGCCACGCCCTCAGCCAAGTCCAGGGCACCCCAGTGGGTGACCCCATGGACCTCAAGATGGTGGAGTCCACCGGCTGG GTTCTGGAGGAGGGGCCAACAGCAGACTCGGCACTTGGGACTCAGGTCTTGGCAGTGATGAGACCCCCACCTCGGGATTCCCAGCTGCAGGGACCG GAGGAGCCTCCGGTGCCAGTGAGCATCCTCTGCCGCTTCCCCTTCTCCTCTGCTCTGCAGCGCATGGACGTGGTGGTGGCCTGGCCAGGGGCCACTCAGCCCGAGGCCTATGTCAAAGGCTCCCCAGAGCTAGTGGCAGGCCTCTGCAGCCCTGAGACGG TGCCCTCTGACTTCACCCAGATGCTGCAGAGCTACACAGCCGCTGGCTACCGCGTTGTGGCCCTGGCCAGCAAGCCACTGCCCATTGCACCCCGCCTGGAGGCCGCCCAGCAGCTGACGAG GGACACTGTGGAGCAGGAGTTGAGTCTCTTGGGGCTGCTGGTCATGAGGAACCTGCTGAAGCCACAGACGACACCCGTTATCCAGGCTCTGCGGAGGACGCAGATCCGCACCGTCATGGTGACAG GGGACAACCTGCAGACGGCAGTCACTGTGGCCCGGAGCTGTGGCATGGTGGGCCCCCAGGAGCACCTGGTCATCATCCAGGCCACCCACCCCGAGCGGGGACAGCCGGCCTCCCTCCAGTTCCTGCCCGTGGAGTCCTCGGCAGCCATGAACGGGGCTACG GATCCTGTCCAGGCTACGAGCTGCACCGTGGAGCCAGAGCCCCGGCGCAGCCACCTGGCCCTCGGCGGGTCCACCTTTGGCGTCCTCAGGAAGCACTTCCCGGAGCTGCTGCCCAAG GTCCTGGTGCAGGGCACCGTCTTTGCCCGCATGGCCCCCGAGCAGAAGACGGAGCTGGTGTGCGAGCTGCAGAGGCTTCA GTACTGCGTGGGCATGTGCGGAGACGGCGCCAATGACTGCGGGGCGCTGAAGGCAGCCGACGTGGGCATCTCACTGTCGCAGGCCGAGGCCTCGGTAGTGTCGCCCTTCACCTCGAGTGTGGCCAGTATCGAGTGTGTGCCCATGGTCATCAG GGAAGGCCGCTGTTCCCTGGACACTTCGTTCAGCGTCTTCAAGTACATGGCCCTGTACAGCCTGACGCAGTTCATCTCGGTCCTGATCCTCTACACGGTGAGCGCCAGCAGCGCCAGGTCCAGAGCAG ATCAACACCAACCTGGGTGA
- the Mfap2 gene encoding microfibrillar-associated protein 2 isoform X1, translating to MRAAYLFLLCLPAGLLAQGQYDLDPLPPFPDHVQYAHYNDQIDQPDYYDYQEVSSRSPEEQFQSQQQVQQEVIPAPTPEPGNVETEPTEPGPLDCREEQYPCTRLYSIHKPCKQCLNEVCFYSLRRVYVVNKEICVRTVCAHEELLRADLCRDKFSKCGVMASSGLCQSVAASCARSCGGC from the exons ATgagagctgcctacctcttcctgCTGTGCCTGCCTG CAGGCCTGCTGGCTCAGGGCCAATATGACCTGGACCCTCTGCCCCCATTTCCGGACCATGTCCAGTACGCCCACTACAATGACCAGATCG ACCAGCCAGACTACTACGATTACCAAG AGGTGAGTTCTCGGTCCCCTGAggagcagttccagtcccagcagCAAGTCCAACAGGAGGTCATCCCAGCCCCCACCCCAG AACCTGGAAATGTGGAGACGGAGCCCACGGAGCCAGGGCCTCTTG ACTGCCGTGAGGAACAGTACCCGTGCACCCGCCTCTACTCCATCCATAAGCCCTGCAAACAGTGTCTCAACGAGGTCTGCTTCTACAG CCTCCGCCGTGTGTACGTGGTCAACAAGGAGATCTGTGTCCGCACAGTGTGTGCCCATGAGGAGCTCCTCCGAG CTGACCTATGTCGGGACAAGTTCTCCAAATGTGGTGTGATGGCCAGCAGTGGCCTGTGCCAGTCTGTGGCAGCCTCGTGTGCCAGGAGCTGCGGGGGCTGCTAG
- the Mfap2 gene encoding microfibrillar-associated protein 2 isoform X2: MRAAYLFLLCLPGLLAQGQYDLDPLPPFPDHVQYAHYNDQIDQPDYYDYQEVSSRSPEEQFQSQQQVQQEVIPAPTPEPGNVETEPTEPGPLDCREEQYPCTRLYSIHKPCKQCLNEVCFYSLRRVYVVNKEICVRTVCAHEELLRADLCRDKFSKCGVMASSGLCQSVAASCARSCGGC; this comes from the exons ATgagagctgcctacctcttcctgCTGTGCCTGCCTG GCCTGCTGGCTCAGGGCCAATATGACCTGGACCCTCTGCCCCCATTTCCGGACCATGTCCAGTACGCCCACTACAATGACCAGATCG ACCAGCCAGACTACTACGATTACCAAG AGGTGAGTTCTCGGTCCCCTGAggagcagttccagtcccagcagCAAGTCCAACAGGAGGTCATCCCAGCCCCCACCCCAG AACCTGGAAATGTGGAGACGGAGCCCACGGAGCCAGGGCCTCTTG ACTGCCGTGAGGAACAGTACCCGTGCACCCGCCTCTACTCCATCCATAAGCCCTGCAAACAGTGTCTCAACGAGGTCTGCTTCTACAG CCTCCGCCGTGTGTACGTGGTCAACAAGGAGATCTGTGTCCGCACAGTGTGTGCCCATGAGGAGCTCCTCCGAG CTGACCTATGTCGGGACAAGTTCTCCAAATGTGGTGTGATGGCCAGCAGTGGCCTGTGCCAGTCTGTGGCAGCCTCGTGTGCCAGGAGCTGCGGGGGCTGCTAG